One stretch of Jiangella gansuensis DSM 44835 DNA includes these proteins:
- a CDS encoding TIGR03667 family PPOX class F420-dependent oxidoreductase, with product MFPDVSTFFGRQVQDRLRDERAIWLTTVVAADGTPQPFPVWFVRVGDDILIHNDNRATRIDRFRDRPRVGLHLNSDDHGGDVVVLTGRAEIVDDAPLPQDSAEYVAKYRADIERVVGSLAAFGERYSVAVLVRVGKVRGF from the coding sequence GTGTTCCCCGACGTCTCGACCTTCTTCGGCCGCCAAGTGCAGGACCGGTTGCGCGACGAGCGAGCCATCTGGCTGACCACCGTCGTCGCCGCCGACGGGACGCCGCAGCCCTTCCCGGTGTGGTTCGTCCGGGTCGGCGACGACATCCTCATCCACAACGACAACCGCGCCACCCGCATCGACCGGTTTCGCGACCGGCCCCGGGTCGGCCTCCACCTCAACAGCGACGATCACGGTGGCGACGTCGTCGTGCTGACCGGCCGCGCGGAGATCGTCGACGACGCGCCACTCCCCCAGGACTCCGCGGAGTACGTCGCCAAGTACCGCGCGGACATCGAGCGCGTGGTGGGCAGCCTGGCCGCGTTCGGCGAGCGGTACTCCGTCGCCGTTCTGGTCCGCGTCGGCAAGGTGCGCGGCTTCTGA
- a CDS encoding Clp protease N-terminal domain-containing protein, whose product MFERFTTQARDTVVQAQQEARELHHRWIGTEHLLLALLRQPDAPGVATLTRLGVTADAARSAVTTVVAADAGGPLDGEDAEALRSLGIDLDEVTRRAEATFGEGALDSPPEADRGRRSGLLRRLLPSSDAAYGHIPFVPRAKKALELSLREAIARKDKEIGTEHLVLALLRGDDKLTLGVFRHLGLEPGVVRDEVASDLRRAA is encoded by the coding sequence ATGTTCGAGCGGTTCACCACACAGGCCCGCGACACCGTCGTACAGGCACAGCAGGAGGCGCGGGAGCTCCACCACCGCTGGATCGGCACCGAGCACCTGCTGCTCGCCCTGCTGCGCCAGCCGGACGCACCCGGCGTCGCCACCCTGACCCGCCTCGGTGTGACCGCGGACGCCGCGCGCTCGGCGGTGACCACCGTCGTCGCCGCCGATGCCGGTGGCCCGCTGGACGGCGAGGACGCCGAAGCGCTGCGTTCGCTCGGCATCGACCTCGACGAGGTGACGCGGCGAGCCGAGGCGACCTTCGGCGAGGGAGCACTGGACAGCCCGCCGGAGGCCGATCGCGGCCGGCGCTCCGGGCTGCTGCGGCGGCTGCTGCCGTCGTCGGACGCTGCGTACGGGCACATCCCGTTCGTACCGCGAGCCAAGAAGGCCCTCGAACTGTCCCTGCGCGAAGCGATCGCGCGGAAGGACAAGGAGATCGGCACCGAACACCTCGTGCTGGCGCTGTTGCGCGGCGACGACAAGCTCACCCTCGGGGTGTTCCGGCACCTCGGCCTCGAGCCCGGCGTCGTCCGCGACGAGGTGGCCAGCGACCTGCGCCGGGCGGCCTGA
- a CDS encoding nitroreductase family deazaflavin-dependent oxidoreductase gives MAKMYRTTALRRAGNAAITVALRAGVAPSAYALLTVAGRRTGQPRTTPVRVMRSGGQRWLVAPYGVVDWVRNVRAAGRVTLTRGRRSDTYVTVECDAAQSGPVLKRYARLEPVTRPYFDAKPADPPERFAAEAGRHPVFRLDPVDV, from the coding sequence ATGGCCAAGATGTATCGGACGACGGCGCTGCGCCGGGCCGGCAACGCGGCCATCACGGTGGCACTGAGGGCCGGCGTGGCGCCGTCGGCGTATGCACTGCTGACCGTCGCCGGACGGCGCACCGGGCAGCCGCGCACCACTCCGGTGCGGGTCATGCGCAGCGGCGGCCAGCGCTGGCTGGTGGCGCCCTACGGCGTCGTCGACTGGGTGCGCAACGTGCGCGCGGCCGGCCGGGTGACGCTGACCCGCGGCCGGCGCAGCGACACCTACGTCACCGTGGAGTGCGACGCCGCGCAGAGCGGCCCCGTCCTCAAGCGCTACGCCCGCCTCGAGCCGGTGACCAGGCCGTACTTCGACGCCAAGCCCGCTGACCCGCCGGAGCGGTTCGCCGCCGAGGCCGGCCGCCACCCGGTGTTCCGGCTGGACCCGGTCGACGTCTGA
- a CDS encoding GntR family transcriptional regulator — translation MSAQERPDPPYLQITAEIRARILSGDLRPGERMPSIRQIARQWGVAVATATKVMAALRDDGLVETAVGSGTVVSSGSGRTRPDRPTAPGRPRPRPAGTVSRRALRREHVLRAAIAIADVEGLDAVSMRRVAADLGVGPMSLYRHVANKDELVTHMVDEVFGERELPNPGPDGWRAKLELISRLQWELCQRHHWLPRAISFTRPLLMPNLAAYTEWTLRALDGLGLPMTIRIREALTLPTFVVAVALSLADEVEAEQETGMSLDRWWAGQRRRADELLDSGQFPLLSMVPGDAAADLDGLFEYGLARHLDGFAVLVRSRQR, via the coding sequence ATGTCGGCACAAGAGCGACCGGATCCGCCCTACCTGCAGATCACCGCCGAGATCCGGGCCCGCATCCTGAGCGGCGACCTGCGGCCCGGCGAGCGGATGCCGTCCATCCGCCAGATCGCCAGGCAGTGGGGCGTCGCCGTCGCGACCGCGACCAAGGTGATGGCCGCTCTGCGCGACGACGGCCTGGTCGAGACCGCGGTCGGCTCCGGCACGGTGGTGAGCTCGGGCTCCGGCCGGACACGGCCGGACCGCCCGACCGCACCTGGACGGCCACGCCCCCGACCGGCCGGCACCGTGTCCCGGCGGGCGCTGCGCCGCGAGCATGTGCTGCGCGCCGCGATCGCGATCGCCGACGTCGAAGGACTCGACGCCGTCTCCATGCGGCGGGTCGCGGCAGACCTCGGCGTCGGCCCGATGTCGCTGTACCGGCATGTGGCGAACAAGGACGAACTCGTGACGCACATGGTCGACGAGGTCTTCGGCGAGCGGGAGCTGCCGAACCCCGGACCCGACGGCTGGCGCGCCAAGCTCGAACTGATCTCCCGGCTGCAGTGGGAGCTGTGCCAGCGCCACCACTGGCTGCCCCGGGCCATCTCGTTCACGCGCCCGCTGCTCATGCCCAACCTGGCGGCGTACACCGAGTGGACGCTGCGCGCGCTCGACGGGCTCGGGCTGCCTATGACCATCCGGATCCGCGAGGCGCTCACCCTGCCCACCTTCGTCGTCGCCGTCGCGCTGTCACTGGCCGACGAGGTCGAGGCCGAGCAGGAGACCGGCATGAGCCTCGACCGTTGGTGGGCCGGCCAGCGACGGCGGGCCGACGAACTCCTCGACAGCGGACAGTTTCCGCTGCTGTCCATGGTTCCCGGCGACGCCGCGGCGGACCTGGACGGGCTGTTCGAGTACGGCCTCGCCCGGCATCTCGACGGGTTCGCGGTACTGGTGCGTTCCCGGCAACGCTGA
- a CDS encoding GNAT family N-acetyltransferase — MTFSTPYASVRPAGEAEHGTVVSVLVEAFTHDPLVRWLFPEAAERGRLQSLFHGSQLAHPAAEAYLAGDGDGAAVWLALAAGQAPHDERPVPAAAGEEPSFGASGSRLRALGDALATRHPIVKSHLYLPSMGVVEGRQGAGLGSAMLRHRLDRADADGIGAYLEASSPRSRALYQRYGFEDLGAPVRVADSPPLWPMWRPPGR, encoded by the coding sequence ATGACATTCAGCACGCCGTACGCGTCCGTGCGGCCGGCGGGTGAGGCGGAGCATGGGACGGTGGTGAGCGTCCTCGTCGAGGCGTTCACGCACGATCCGCTCGTCCGCTGGCTGTTCCCCGAGGCAGCCGAGCGAGGCCGCCTCCAGTCGCTGTTCCACGGTTCCCAGCTCGCGCACCCGGCCGCCGAGGCCTACCTGGCCGGCGACGGCGACGGTGCGGCGGTCTGGCTGGCCCTGGCCGCCGGCCAGGCGCCTCACGATGAGCGCCCGGTGCCGGCCGCGGCGGGCGAGGAGCCGTCCTTCGGCGCGAGCGGCTCGCGGCTGCGAGCCCTCGGCGACGCCCTGGCGACGCGGCACCCGATCGTCAAGTCGCACCTTTACCTGCCGTCCATGGGTGTCGTAGAGGGCCGGCAGGGCGCCGGCCTCGGCTCGGCGATGCTGCGGCACCGGCTGGATCGCGCCGACGCCGACGGGATCGGCGCCTACCTGGAGGCCAGCTCGCCGCGCAGTCGCGCCCTTTACCAGCGTTACGGGTTCGAGGACCTGGGCGCCCCGGTGCGAGTTGCCGACAGCCCGCCGCTGTGGCCGATGTGGCGACCGCCGGGCCGATGA
- a CDS encoding alpha/beta fold hydrolase yields the protein MTTNDTRTGGSGDRRPPTLVFVHGTHVSAYSWSGLTNELNLRGHRSVAVDLPRHGDDGFFPRGYQAPQDIEALATDPSPLAELTLDDYADHVIEVVRRARRHGPVILIGASQGGVTVSRVGNAIPDLLERVVYVAAYCCVELATMTDYLATPENSESLVGEVTAAVVGDPATLGVARVNWRTADPSLLKGIRECLAAGFTDEELRQLLNMFQPDEPVSIPRSDARGEAHTWGRIPRTYVRFTEDRLIPPALQDRFIAEADRLTPSNPTDVRSVPAPHVGPMHRPELVEIFSELASR from the coding sequence ATGACGACGAACGACACACGCACCGGCGGCAGCGGTGACCGCCGACCGCCGACCCTGGTATTCGTCCATGGCACCCACGTCTCGGCGTATTCGTGGTCGGGACTGACCAACGAACTCAACCTGCGCGGGCACCGCAGCGTCGCGGTCGACCTCCCGCGCCACGGCGATGACGGCTTCTTCCCCCGCGGGTACCAGGCGCCGCAGGACATCGAGGCGCTGGCGACCGACCCGTCCCCGCTGGCTGAGCTCACCCTGGACGACTACGCCGACCACGTCATCGAGGTGGTGCGCCGCGCCCGCCGGCACGGGCCGGTGATCCTGATCGGCGCGAGCCAGGGCGGCGTGACCGTGAGCAGGGTCGGCAACGCCATCCCCGACCTGCTCGAGCGCGTCGTCTACGTCGCGGCGTACTGCTGCGTCGAGCTCGCGACGATGACCGACTACCTTGCCACGCCGGAGAACAGCGAAAGCCTGGTCGGCGAGGTGACTGCCGCGGTCGTCGGAGACCCGGCGACGCTCGGGGTGGCCCGGGTCAACTGGCGTACCGCCGACCCGTCGCTGTTGAAGGGGATCCGGGAGTGCCTGGCGGCGGGGTTCACCGACGAGGAGCTGCGTCAGTTGCTCAACATGTTCCAGCCGGACGAACCTGTCAGCATCCCGCGGTCGGATGCGCGCGGGGAGGCGCATACCTGGGGTCGCATCCCGCGCACCTACGTGCGATTCACCGAGGACCGGCTCATTCCGCCGGCGCTGCAGGACCGGTTCATCGCCGAGGCCGACCGCCTCACACCATCCAACCCGACCGACGTCCGCAGCGTGCCCGCACCTCACGTGGGGCCGATGCATCGGCCGGAGCTGGTGGAGATCTTCTCAGAGCTCGCCAGCCGCTGA
- a CDS encoding alpha/beta fold hydrolase, which yields MELDEEYLWRGRRVRWGRRGSGPPVVFCHGTPWSSALWAPFADALSARYTVHLWDMPGYGHSSKDAEHEVSLAVQGELLAGLLAHWGLTGDDGAPAPHVVAHDIGGAVALRTHLLHGAPYASLALIDVVALAPWGSPFFRLVREHAPVFEAVPAAMHEGMLRAYVSGAAYRPLDDDTLGMLTRPWLDPVGQAAFYRQIAQADQAHTDVLEPLYPSLDLPVLVAWGTEDAWIPVDRAHRLAAAIPGARLELVEQAGHLVQLDAPVALAGVLHRWLPSSP from the coding sequence ATGGAGCTGGACGAGGAGTACCTCTGGCGTGGGCGGCGGGTGCGGTGGGGACGGCGCGGAAGCGGCCCGCCGGTGGTGTTCTGCCACGGGACGCCGTGGTCGTCGGCGTTGTGGGCGCCGTTCGCCGACGCGTTGAGCGCGCGGTACACCGTCCACCTGTGGGACATGCCCGGCTACGGCCACTCGTCGAAGGACGCCGAGCACGAGGTGTCGCTGGCGGTCCAGGGCGAGCTGCTGGCCGGCCTGCTCGCGCACTGGGGCCTCACCGGCGACGACGGCGCACCGGCGCCGCACGTCGTCGCGCACGACATCGGCGGCGCCGTGGCCCTGCGGACCCACCTGCTGCACGGCGCTCCATACGCGTCGCTGGCGCTGATCGACGTGGTGGCGCTGGCGCCGTGGGGGTCGCCGTTCTTCCGGCTGGTCCGCGAGCATGCGCCGGTGTTCGAGGCGGTGCCGGCGGCCATGCACGAGGGAATGCTGCGCGCCTACGTCTCCGGCGCGGCGTACCGGCCGTTGGACGACGACACACTGGGGATGCTGACCCGGCCGTGGCTCGACCCCGTCGGGCAGGCCGCGTTCTACCGCCAGATCGCCCAGGCCGACCAGGCGCACACCGACGTCCTCGAGCCGCTGTATCCGTCCCTGGACCTGCCGGTCCTGGTCGCCTGGGGCACCGAGGACGCCTGGATCCCGGTGGACCGGGCGCACCGGCTGGCCGCGGCGATCCCCGGGGCGCGGCTCGAGCTGGTCGAGCAGGCCGGGCACCTGGTGCAGCTGGACGCCCCGGTGGCGCTGGCCGGCGTGCTGCACCGCTGGCTGCCCTCCTCCCCTTGA
- the thiD gene encoding bifunctional hydroxymethylpyrimidine kinase/phosphomethylpyrimidine kinase — protein MATPTVITVAGSDPSGGAGIQADLKTFSALGAYGGAVITALTAQNTRGVSGVFPVPGAFVAEQLAPLFEDLDVRAVKTGMLGGPDVVEAVADAVVRYAVPNVVVDPVMVATSGDRLVDDATVEAIRDRLLPLATVVTPNLPETATLLGRATVTPDDQAAAAADLHALGPAAVVKGGHGDGPDAVDVLVDDDGTVELRVPRVRTANTHGTGCTFSSAIAVGLAHGRSLRDAVADAKAYLTEALRAADQLHVGGGHGPVHHFHAWWAPATTEVDA, from the coding sequence ATGGCGACACCGACGGTCATCACGGTGGCGGGGTCCGACCCGTCCGGTGGGGCGGGCATCCAGGCCGACCTCAAGACGTTCTCCGCGCTCGGCGCCTACGGCGGAGCGGTCATCACGGCACTGACGGCACAGAACACCCGCGGCGTCAGCGGGGTGTTCCCGGTGCCGGGCGCCTTCGTCGCCGAGCAGTTGGCGCCGCTGTTCGAGGACCTCGACGTGCGGGCGGTCAAGACGGGCATGCTCGGCGGCCCCGACGTCGTCGAGGCGGTCGCCGACGCCGTCGTCCGCTACGCCGTGCCGAACGTCGTGGTCGACCCGGTCATGGTGGCGACGTCGGGGGACCGGCTGGTCGACGACGCCACCGTCGAGGCGATCCGCGACCGGCTGCTGCCGCTGGCCACCGTCGTCACCCCGAACCTGCCGGAGACGGCGACGCTGCTCGGCCGCGCCACCGTCACACCGGACGACCAGGCAGCCGCGGCCGCGGACCTGCACGCGCTGGGACCGGCCGCCGTCGTCAAGGGCGGGCACGGCGACGGGCCCGACGCCGTCGACGTCCTGGTCGACGACGACGGCACGGTCGAGCTGCGGGTGCCCCGGGTCCGCACGGCGAACACGCACGGCACCGGCTGCACCTTCTCCTCGGCCATCGCCGTCGGGCTGGCGCACGGACGCTCCCTGCGCGACGCCGTCGCCGACGCCAAGGCCTACCTGACCGAGGCGCTGCGCGCGGCCGACCAGCTCCACGTCGGCGGCGGGCACGGCCCGGTGCACCACTTCCACGCCTGGTGGGCCCCGGCGACGACGGAGGTGGACGCGTGA
- a CDS encoding TenA family protein, whose translation MNFSADAWAAARPWYDAIRRHPFLTGLADGTLDRTVFLRYIVDDAHYLSRYARALATTAARWPEPAHAAALARFAAGAVDAERLLHATLLADDGRDIDAVDEEPTPTCLAYVNTLQSDAALAPAGVALAGLLPCFRVYTEIGRELVTVLDGDDGSHPYAAWLRTYGDPAFAADTRLAESFANDQADRHPGTVEAMHAAYARATRFEWMFWDAAWRGETWPKHGSPVESEQTNI comes from the coding sequence GTGAACTTCTCCGCCGACGCCTGGGCCGCCGCCCGCCCCTGGTACGACGCGATCCGCCGGCACCCGTTCCTCACCGGCCTCGCCGACGGGACCCTCGACCGGACGGTGTTCCTGCGATACATCGTCGACGACGCCCACTACCTGTCCCGCTACGCCCGCGCGCTGGCCACGACGGCGGCCCGCTGGCCGGAGCCGGCCCACGCCGCCGCGCTGGCCCGGTTCGCCGCCGGCGCCGTCGACGCCGAACGGCTGCTGCACGCGACACTGCTGGCCGACGACGGGCGCGACATCGACGCCGTCGACGAGGAACCCACGCCCACCTGCCTGGCCTACGTGAACACGCTGCAGTCCGACGCCGCGCTGGCCCCGGCCGGGGTGGCGCTGGCCGGGCTGCTGCCGTGCTTCCGCGTCTACACCGAGATCGGCCGCGAGCTGGTCACCGTTCTCGACGGCGACGACGGCAGCCACCCGTACGCGGCCTGGCTGCGCACCTACGGCGACCCGGCGTTCGCCGCGGACACCCGGCTGGCGGAGAGCTTCGCCAACGACCAGGCCGATCGCCACCCCGGGACCGTCGAGGCGATGCACGCGGCCTACGCGCGGGCGACCCGATTCGAGTGGATGTTCTGGGACGCGGCATGGCGTGGCGAAACCTGGCCGAAACACGGGAGCCCGGTGGAATCGGAACAGACCAACATATAG
- the serA gene encoding phosphoglycerate dehydrogenase: MNPTVTKPVVLIAEQLSPATVDALGPDFEIRHVDGADRAALLPAIADVDAILVRSATKVDAEAIGVAKKLKVIARAGVGLDNVDVKAATQAGVMVVNAPTSNITSAAELAIGLLLATARNIAPANDALKGGEWKRSKYSGVELYEKTVGIVGLGRIGVLVAQRLSSFGMNVIAYDPFVPAARAAQMGVRSVTLDDLLAESDFITVHLPKTPETLGLIGEQALRKVKPSVRIINAARGGIVDEHALAVALKEGRVAGAGIDVFASEPTTESPLFDFESVVVTPHLGASTEEAQEKAGISVARSVRLALAGELVPDAVNVKGGAIAEDVRPGIPLAEKLGRIFTALAGGVASQLDVEVRGEITTNDVKILELAALKGVFADVVEDPVSYVNAPVIAADRGVEVRLVTDEESDDYRNLVTLRGVLADGRAISVSGTLSGPKHVEKIVEVLGYDIEALPAEHMAFLRYTDRPGVVGTIGRVLGEADVNIAGMQVSRHGKGGPALVAMTVDQAIPSQVLDDIVAAVGAEWGRSVDLDG, translated from the coding sequence ATGAATCCCACCGTGACCAAGCCCGTCGTACTCATCGCCGAACAGCTCTCGCCCGCCACCGTGGACGCCCTCGGCCCGGACTTCGAGATCCGGCACGTCGACGGCGCCGATCGTGCGGCCCTCCTGCCGGCCATCGCCGACGTCGACGCGATCCTCGTCCGCAGCGCCACCAAGGTCGACGCCGAGGCCATCGGCGTGGCCAAGAAGCTCAAGGTCATCGCCCGGGCTGGCGTCGGCCTCGACAACGTCGACGTCAAGGCCGCCACCCAGGCCGGTGTCATGGTGGTCAACGCGCCGACGTCCAACATCACCAGCGCCGCCGAGCTCGCCATCGGGCTGTTGCTGGCCACCGCGCGCAACATCGCACCGGCCAACGACGCGCTCAAGGGCGGCGAGTGGAAGCGCAGCAAGTACTCCGGCGTCGAGCTGTACGAGAAGACGGTCGGCATCGTCGGCCTGGGCCGCATCGGCGTCCTGGTCGCGCAGCGGTTGTCGTCGTTCGGCATGAACGTCATCGCCTACGACCCCTTCGTGCCGGCCGCCCGCGCCGCGCAGATGGGCGTGCGCAGCGTCACGCTCGACGACCTGCTGGCCGAAAGCGACTTCATCACCGTCCACCTGCCGAAGACGCCCGAGACCCTCGGGCTCATCGGCGAGCAGGCCCTGCGCAAGGTCAAGCCGTCGGTGCGCATCATCAACGCCGCCCGCGGCGGCATCGTCGACGAGCACGCGCTCGCGGTCGCGCTCAAGGAGGGCCGGGTCGCCGGTGCCGGCATCGACGTGTTCGCGTCCGAGCCCACCACCGAATCGCCGCTGTTCGACTTCGAGTCGGTGGTCGTGACGCCGCACCTGGGTGCGTCCACCGAGGAGGCACAGGAGAAGGCCGGCATCTCGGTGGCACGCTCGGTGCGGCTCGCGCTAGCCGGCGAGCTGGTGCCGGACGCCGTCAACGTCAAGGGCGGCGCCATCGCCGAGGACGTCCGGCCCGGCATCCCGCTGGCCGAGAAGCTCGGCCGCATCTTCACCGCGCTGGCCGGCGGCGTCGCCTCCCAGCTCGACGTCGAGGTCCGTGGTGAGATCACCACCAACGACGTCAAGATCCTGGAGCTGGCCGCGCTCAAGGGTGTCTTCGCCGACGTCGTCGAGGACCCGGTCTCGTACGTGAACGCCCCGGTCATCGCCGCCGACCGCGGCGTCGAGGTCCGCCTGGTCACCGACGAGGAGTCCGACGACTACCGCAACCTCGTCACGTTGCGCGGGGTGCTCGCCGACGGGCGCGCCATCTCGGTGTCCGGCACGCTGTCCGGCCCGAAGCACGTCGAGAAGATCGTCGAGGTGCTCGGCTACGACATCGAGGCGCTCCCGGCCGAGCACATGGCGTTCCTCCGCTATACCGACCGGCCCGGCGTGGTCGGCACGATCGGCCGGGTGCTCGGTGAGGCCGACGTCAACATCGCCGGCATGCAGGTCAGCCGGCACGGCAAGGGCGGCCCGGCGCTGGTGGCCATGACGGTCGACCAGGCCATCCCGAGCCAGGTCCTCGACGACATCGTCGCCGCCGTCGGCGCGGAGTGGGGCCGCAGCGTCGACCTCGACGGCTGA
- a CDS encoding 3-isopropylmalate dehydrogenase: protein MSRSLNLAVIPGDGIGDEVVTEGLKVLDAVLAGTDVKVGTTTYDLGARRWHATGETLPDSVLGELREHDAILLGAVGDPGVPSGVLERGLLLKLRFELDHYVNLRPSRLFPGVATPLADPGEVDFVVVREGTEGPYVGNGGALRVGTPQEVANEVSVNTAFGVERVVRDAFARAQARPRKKLTYVHKHNVLVHAGHLWRRTVERVGQEYPDVAVDYLHVDAATIFFVTDPGRFDVIVTDNLFGDILTDLAAAITGGIGLAASGNVNPDRTAPSMFEPVHGSAPDIAGQGIADPTAAVLSVSLLLEHLGLAEQAARIVDAVAADLGERGAAKRRTADIGDALAARVTGG from the coding sequence ATGTCGCGCAGTCTCAACTTGGCAGTGATTCCCGGTGACGGTATCGGCGACGAGGTCGTCACCGAAGGGCTGAAGGTGCTCGACGCCGTGCTCGCGGGCACCGACGTCAAGGTCGGCACCACCACCTACGACCTCGGCGCCCGTCGTTGGCACGCAACCGGTGAGACCTTGCCGGACAGCGTCCTCGGCGAGCTGCGCGAGCACGACGCCATTCTGCTCGGCGCCGTGGGCGACCCCGGTGTGCCCAGCGGCGTTCTTGAGCGAGGCCTCCTGCTCAAGCTCCGGTTCGAGCTGGACCACTACGTCAACCTGCGCCCGTCCCGGCTCTTCCCGGGTGTCGCCACCCCGCTGGCCGACCCGGGTGAGGTCGACTTCGTCGTCGTCCGCGAGGGCACCGAGGGGCCGTACGTCGGCAACGGCGGCGCGCTGCGCGTCGGCACCCCGCAGGAGGTCGCCAACGAGGTCAGCGTCAACACCGCGTTCGGGGTCGAGCGGGTGGTGCGCGACGCGTTCGCCCGGGCTCAGGCGCGGCCGCGCAAGAAGCTCACCTACGTGCACAAGCACAACGTCCTGGTGCATGCCGGCCACCTGTGGCGGCGCACCGTCGAGCGGGTCGGCCAGGAGTACCCGGACGTCGCCGTCGACTACCTGCACGTGGACGCCGCCACCATCTTCTTCGTCACCGACCCGGGCCGGTTCGACGTCATCGTCACCGACAACCTGTTCGGCGACATCCTCACCGACCTGGCCGCGGCCATCACCGGCGGCATCGGGCTGGCCGCCAGCGGCAATGTCAACCCGGACCGCACCGCGCCGTCCATGTTCGAGCCGGTGCACGGCTCGGCGCCGGACATCGCCGGCCAGGGCATCGCGGACCCGACGGCCGCGGTCCTCTCGGTGAGCCTGTTGCTGGAGCACCTCGGACTGGCCGAGCAGGCTGCGCGCATCGTCGACGCCGTCGCGGCCGATCTCGGCGAGCGGGGAGCGGCCAAGCGGCGCACCGCCGACATCGGCGACGCACTCGCCGCCCGCGTCACAGGCGGGTAA